A region of Maniola jurtina chromosome 18, ilManJurt1.1, whole genome shotgun sequence DNA encodes the following proteins:
- the LOC123874234 gene encoding conserved oligomeric Golgi complex subunit 1 isoform X1: protein MQQPNLLGIVPEQLFQTHSITDIDQVQKKLQYEIERKREELRAMVGERYRDLIHAADTIEDMKVTTGSTLKHINDMMVACKNLHDTHLVGFKIQDRPIQSQSSQINVNPVHSISVQIKLLMEIPERIWKCIGNNDFVKAAQLFIMARHINTGLQLHIGGNNPKPGMQSLQRIVQQQWHSVANLSQTIVDMCRQKLQDVDISVEVACSCLVGLYLLDPQPIVQLLNTLIDVHSNTSLKATLQFDLAQILEGDVKAQIKKKIVNGVKIVLKTVELVYACFVEKEGGAVLEKLRGLYRTDSQPLLELVQFSDPSATRLLPSAVTNYRLSPTKELQPLAKKEITDSVQKWSVWVKSFISDNVHALLQNVNRIKVLHEIREEAFKIESPPNWSSICESLDTPEVHVWCHYFQPLLTARVKTIIDNRWQKTYDSFKTQLLIDLTKVSSDKEVEKEADINWFVWKDLIGDTIIETRNEVVSVMNKLMKGMTRQDRGFTPNLEKLCQSLDDELQKLLEDLKDYLYEERKSKEKMFAYDEEEDLQQVFVDRVDIEQYLRDTSDKKIQSMLLYIKACFEEPTLQSTELQRKTTAIYTARFIQATTDLMPNLRKCYTNEDLPNDAEVKCWNDICVVLKKNCLLCWEKWLGIVDVKMRQLTEGLPQEFTLEANIDYLMMQWDIIKIEEKDEEGNAIESTIKVPAGPSMKLQEYLYSVSRILDEVVPHTLPTEIHTAFIEKTISITFAHYNKVIREKETDINQRCALQLLMDVRHMTLLMVPRENKRAIEFSQDMCEFLRQKIDPFDYDVFYPYIQANLKRSVQRVQTLLGSLILHHGQLTGIIGTKPVLSGGTGDKAASLLASADSHWFSILPVATPANLHKKQEKPVKKKPVSASPNKSRADISDLMTSSLPINFANARSGAASFFNSMTSDWFSG, encoded by the exons ATGCAGCAACCTAATTTACTGGGCATAGTCCCAGAGCAACTATTCCAAACACATTCCATCACTGATATTGATCAGGTGCAAAAGAAACTTCAATATGAAATCGAGAGAAAGAGAGAAGAATTACGGGCCATGGTTGg GGAAAGATATAGAGACCTCATTCATGCGGCAGACACCATAGAAGATATGAAAGTTACAACGGGCAGCACATTAAAACACATCAATGATATGATGGTTGCATGTAAGAACTTGCATGATACACATTTAGTGGGCTTTAAGATTCAAGATAGACCTATACAGTCTCAAAG TTCTCAGATAAATGTGAATCCTGTACATTCAATCTCTGTACAAATAAAACTATTGATGGAAATACCTGAGAGGATTTGGAAGTGTATTGGCAATAACGACTTTGTGAAGGCTGCACAGCTGTTTATAATGGCAAGGCATATTAACACAG GTCTACAACTACATATTGGTGGCAATAATCCAAAGCCTGGCATGCAGTCCTTACAAAGGATAGTCCAACAGCAGTGGCATTCTGTTGCCAATTTGAGCCAAACTATTGTTGATATGTGCAGGCAGAAACTACAAGATGTAGATATTAGTGTTGAG GTGGCATGTTCATGTCTAGTAGGCCTCTATTTACTAGACCCACAGCCCATAGTCCAACTCCTAAACACTctaatagacgtccacagcAACACCAGTTTGAAAGCCACCTTACAGTTTGATCTCGCACAAATACTGGAGGGCGATGTCAAAGCACAGATTAAGAAGAAGATTGTCAATGGTGTCAAAATTGTTCTGAAGACTGTTGAGTTGGTCTATGCTTGctttgtag AAAAGGAGGGAGGAGCAGTGTTAGAAAAATTAAGAGGCCTCTACAGAACAGATTCTCAGCCTTTATTGGAGTTGGTACAATTCAGTGACCCCAGCGCCACAAGATTATTGCCATCGGCTGTGACTAACTACAG GTTATCTCCAACCAAAGAACTGCAGCCCTTGGCCAAGAAGGAAATAACGGACAGCGTTCAGAAATGGAGTGTTTGGGTGAAGTCGTTCATAAGTGACAACGTGCACGCACTCTTACAAAACGTCAACCGCATCAAAGTATTGCACGAAATTAGGGAAGAAGCCTTCAAAATCG AATCCCCGCCAAACTGGAGTTCAATATGCGAATCATTAGACACACCGGAAGTGCATGTATGGTGCCACTATTTCCAACCGCTGCTCACAGCGCGAGTTAAAACAATCATAGACAACCGATGGCAGAAAACCTATGACTCTTTCAAAACTCAGCTGTTGATAGACTTGACTAAGGTGTCTTCAGACAAGGAGGTGGAAAAGGAGGCGGATATAAATTGGTTTGTCTGGAAGGACCTTATCGGCGATACGATAATTGAGACCAGGAATGAAGTTGTCAGCGTTATGAATAAATTGATGAAAG GTATGACCCGTCAAGACCGCGGTTTTACCCCAAACCTTGAAAAACTCTGCCAAAGCTTGGACGACGAACTGCAGAAGCTTCTAGAAGATTTGAAGGACTATTTGTACGAAGAGAGAAAGAGTAAAGAGAAGATGTTCGCGTATGACGAAGAGGAAGATTTACAGCAGGTGTTTGTGGACAGAGTTGACATTGAACAGTACTTGAGGGACACGTCGGATAAGAAAATACAGAG CATGCTCCTCTACATAAAAGCCTGTTTCGAGGAACCAACCCTCCAATCAACAGAACTGCAAAGGAAGACCACCGCAATATACACCGCGCGCTTCATCCAAGCAACAACCGACCTTATGCCTAACCTCCGCAAATGTTATACGAATGAGGACCTCCCAAATGATGCTGAAGTTAAATGCTGGAACGATATTTGTGTGGTTTTGAAGAAGAATTGTCTTCTGTGCTGGGAGAAGTGGTTGGGGATTGTTGATGTGAAAATGAGGCAGTTGACCGAGGGATTGCCTCAAGAATTTACGTTGGAGGCTAATATTGATTATTTGATGATG CAATGGGACATAATCAAAATAGAAGAAAAAGATGAAGAGGGAAATGCAATAGAATCAACTATAAAAGTGCCAGCCGGGCCTTCTATGAAACTACAAGAATACCTCTATTCCGTCAGTAGAATACTGGACGAAGTGGTCCCGCATACCTTACCCACAGAAATACATACTGCGTTTATTGAGAAAACTATATCCATCACCTTCGCGCATTATAACAAAGTCATTAGAGAGAAAGAGACAGATATAAACCAGAG ATGTGCGCTTCAGTTACTAATGGACGTTCGACATATGACGTTGTTGATGGTGCCTCGAGAAAACAAAAGAGCCATAGAGTTTTCTCAGGACATGTGCGAGTTCCTGCGACAGAAGATCGATCCGTTTGACTACGACGTCTTCTATCCGTATATACAGGCTAACTTGAAGAGATCCGTTCAAAGAGTTCAG ACGCTACTAGGAAGTTTGATCCTCCACCACGGTCAATTAACCGGTATAATCGGTACCAAACCAGTATTATCCGGCGGAACGGGTGATAAGGCGGCTTCCCTGCTGGCTTCGGCCGATTCTCACTGGTTCTCCATACTACCCGTCGCCACTCCGGCCAATTTGCATAAGAAGCAAGAAAAAcct GTAAAGAAGAAACCAGTATCCGCAAGTCCGAACAAATCGCGCGCAGACATATCGGATCTGATGACCAGTTCCTTACCAATCAACTTTGCTAACGCGAGGAGCGGCGCTGCGTCCTTCTTTAATTCCATGACGTCCGATTGGTTTAGCGGTTGA
- the LOC123874234 gene encoding conserved oligomeric Golgi complex subunit 1 isoform X2, with protein sequence MQQPNLLGIVPEQLFQTHSITDIDQVQKKLQYEIERKREELRAMVGERYRDLIHAADTIEDMKVTTGSTLKHINDMMVACKNLHDTHLVGFKIQDRPIQSQSSQINVNPVHSISVQIKLLMEIPERIWKCIGNNDFVKAAQLFIMARHINTGLQLHIGGNNPKPGMQSLQRIVQQQWHSVANLSQTIVDMCRQKLQDVDISVEVACSCLVGLYLLDPQPIVQLLNTLIDVHSNTSLKATLQFDLAQILEGDVKAQIKKKIVNGVKIVLKTVELVYACFVEKEGGAVLEKLRGLYRTDSQPLLELVQFSDPSATRLLPSAVTNYRLSPTKELQPLAKKEITDSVQKWSVWVKSFISDNVHALLQNVNRIKVLHEIREEAFKIESPPNWSSICESLDTPEVHVWCHYFQPLLTARVKTIIDNRWQKTYDSFKTQLLIDLTKVSSDKEVEKEADINWFVWKDLIGDTIIETRNEVVSVMNKLMKGMTRQDRGFTPNLEKLCQSLDDELQKLLEDLKDYLYEERKSKEKMFAYDEEEDLQQVFVDRVDIEQYLRDTSDKKIQSMLLYIKACFEEPTLQSTELQRKTTAIYTARFIQATTDLMPNLRKCYTNEDLPNDAEVKCWNDICVVLKKNCLLCWEKWLGIVDVKMRQLTEGLPQEFTLEANIDYLMMQWDIIKIEEKDEEGNAIESTIKVPAGPSMKLQEYLYSVSRILDEVVPHTLPTEIHTAFIEKTISITFAHYNKVIREKETDINQRCALQLLMDVRHMTLLMVPRENKRAIEFSQDMCEFLRQKIDPFDYDVFYPYIQANLKRSVQRVQTLLGSLILHHGQLTGIIGTKPVLSGGTGDKAASLLASADSHWFSILPVATPANLHKKQEKPNEVPHHSFVL encoded by the exons ATGCAGCAACCTAATTTACTGGGCATAGTCCCAGAGCAACTATTCCAAACACATTCCATCACTGATATTGATCAGGTGCAAAAGAAACTTCAATATGAAATCGAGAGAAAGAGAGAAGAATTACGGGCCATGGTTGg GGAAAGATATAGAGACCTCATTCATGCGGCAGACACCATAGAAGATATGAAAGTTACAACGGGCAGCACATTAAAACACATCAATGATATGATGGTTGCATGTAAGAACTTGCATGATACACATTTAGTGGGCTTTAAGATTCAAGATAGACCTATACAGTCTCAAAG TTCTCAGATAAATGTGAATCCTGTACATTCAATCTCTGTACAAATAAAACTATTGATGGAAATACCTGAGAGGATTTGGAAGTGTATTGGCAATAACGACTTTGTGAAGGCTGCACAGCTGTTTATAATGGCAAGGCATATTAACACAG GTCTACAACTACATATTGGTGGCAATAATCCAAAGCCTGGCATGCAGTCCTTACAAAGGATAGTCCAACAGCAGTGGCATTCTGTTGCCAATTTGAGCCAAACTATTGTTGATATGTGCAGGCAGAAACTACAAGATGTAGATATTAGTGTTGAG GTGGCATGTTCATGTCTAGTAGGCCTCTATTTACTAGACCCACAGCCCATAGTCCAACTCCTAAACACTctaatagacgtccacagcAACACCAGTTTGAAAGCCACCTTACAGTTTGATCTCGCACAAATACTGGAGGGCGATGTCAAAGCACAGATTAAGAAGAAGATTGTCAATGGTGTCAAAATTGTTCTGAAGACTGTTGAGTTGGTCTATGCTTGctttgtag AAAAGGAGGGAGGAGCAGTGTTAGAAAAATTAAGAGGCCTCTACAGAACAGATTCTCAGCCTTTATTGGAGTTGGTACAATTCAGTGACCCCAGCGCCACAAGATTATTGCCATCGGCTGTGACTAACTACAG GTTATCTCCAACCAAAGAACTGCAGCCCTTGGCCAAGAAGGAAATAACGGACAGCGTTCAGAAATGGAGTGTTTGGGTGAAGTCGTTCATAAGTGACAACGTGCACGCACTCTTACAAAACGTCAACCGCATCAAAGTATTGCACGAAATTAGGGAAGAAGCCTTCAAAATCG AATCCCCGCCAAACTGGAGTTCAATATGCGAATCATTAGACACACCGGAAGTGCATGTATGGTGCCACTATTTCCAACCGCTGCTCACAGCGCGAGTTAAAACAATCATAGACAACCGATGGCAGAAAACCTATGACTCTTTCAAAACTCAGCTGTTGATAGACTTGACTAAGGTGTCTTCAGACAAGGAGGTGGAAAAGGAGGCGGATATAAATTGGTTTGTCTGGAAGGACCTTATCGGCGATACGATAATTGAGACCAGGAATGAAGTTGTCAGCGTTATGAATAAATTGATGAAAG GTATGACCCGTCAAGACCGCGGTTTTACCCCAAACCTTGAAAAACTCTGCCAAAGCTTGGACGACGAACTGCAGAAGCTTCTAGAAGATTTGAAGGACTATTTGTACGAAGAGAGAAAGAGTAAAGAGAAGATGTTCGCGTATGACGAAGAGGAAGATTTACAGCAGGTGTTTGTGGACAGAGTTGACATTGAACAGTACTTGAGGGACACGTCGGATAAGAAAATACAGAG CATGCTCCTCTACATAAAAGCCTGTTTCGAGGAACCAACCCTCCAATCAACAGAACTGCAAAGGAAGACCACCGCAATATACACCGCGCGCTTCATCCAAGCAACAACCGACCTTATGCCTAACCTCCGCAAATGTTATACGAATGAGGACCTCCCAAATGATGCTGAAGTTAAATGCTGGAACGATATTTGTGTGGTTTTGAAGAAGAATTGTCTTCTGTGCTGGGAGAAGTGGTTGGGGATTGTTGATGTGAAAATGAGGCAGTTGACCGAGGGATTGCCTCAAGAATTTACGTTGGAGGCTAATATTGATTATTTGATGATG CAATGGGACATAATCAAAATAGAAGAAAAAGATGAAGAGGGAAATGCAATAGAATCAACTATAAAAGTGCCAGCCGGGCCTTCTATGAAACTACAAGAATACCTCTATTCCGTCAGTAGAATACTGGACGAAGTGGTCCCGCATACCTTACCCACAGAAATACATACTGCGTTTATTGAGAAAACTATATCCATCACCTTCGCGCATTATAACAAAGTCATTAGAGAGAAAGAGACAGATATAAACCAGAG ATGTGCGCTTCAGTTACTAATGGACGTTCGACATATGACGTTGTTGATGGTGCCTCGAGAAAACAAAAGAGCCATAGAGTTTTCTCAGGACATGTGCGAGTTCCTGCGACAGAAGATCGATCCGTTTGACTACGACGTCTTCTATCCGTATATACAGGCTAACTTGAAGAGATCCGTTCAAAGAGTTCAG ACGCTACTAGGAAGTTTGATCCTCCACCACGGTCAATTAACCGGTATAATCGGTACCAAACCAGTATTATCCGGCGGAACGGGTGATAAGGCGGCTTCCCTGCTGGCTTCGGCCGATTCTCACTGGTTCTCCATACTACCCGTCGCCACTCCGGCCAATTTGCATAAGAAGCAAGAAAAAcct AACGAAGTTCCACATCATAGCTTCGTATTATGA
- the LOC123874235 gene encoding TATA-binding protein-associated factor 2N-like has protein sequence MYFLNVILLLCSVSMTLCLVDNDLYTSTSRRGGGYGLLKPGYDGYGSGGYGGGGYGGGGYGGGHGGGYGGGNGGGYGGSGYGGNYPGQYQGGYGGGYNGYPGGYGGYGQGSPGFGGGYRPSYDRPGYNYPGSSSYPGSVGYPGSVGYPGSSGYPGYRPGYQRPGYDRPYGNNYGGYSGFGDIRSRSLNPKVDVKKSL, from the exons ATGTATTTTCTG AACGTAATCTTACTGCTATGCTCAGTGAGCATGACACTCTGTCTCGTGGACAACGACCTTTACACCTCCACAAGTAGACGCGGCGGCGGCTACGGGCTGCTGAAACCTGGCTATGATGGCTACGGTAGCGGAGGATACGGTGGCGGAGGATACGGTGGCGGAGGATACGGTGGAGGACATGGCGGAGGATATGGCGGGGGAAACGGCGGAGGATACGGCGGTTCTGGATATGGAGGAAACTATCCTGGTCAATACCAGGGTGGTTATGGAG GCGGATACAACGGATATCCGGGAGGATATGGCGGTTATGGACAGGGTAGCCCAGGATTTGGAGGAG GTTATCGCCCCAGTTACGACCGTCCAGGCTACAACTACCCTGGGTCATCAAGTTACCCTGGATCCGTGGGTTACCCCGGCTCGGTCGGTTATCCTGGCTCCAGCGGCTACCCAGGCTACAGGCCCGGTTACCAAAGACCCGGCTACGACAGACCTTACGGCAACAATTACGGTGGATACAGCGGTTTCGGTGACATTAGATCGCGGTCGTTAAACCCAAAAGTGGACGTTAAAAAGTCTTTGTAA